The following is a genomic window from Burkholderia oklahomensis C6786.
ACCGGGTTCGCCGCGACTTCGGTCGAATCGAAGTTGAACACGCGCGACATGATCTTGAACGCGAAGCGCGTCGACACGCCCGTCATCCCTTCGTCGACGCCCGCGTAGTCGCGATACTCCTGATACGACTTCGCCTTCGGATCGGTGTCCTTCAGATTCTCGCCGTCGTACACCTGCATCTTCGAGAAGAGGCTTGAGTTCTCCGGCTCGTGCAGACGCGTGAGCACCGAGAACTGCGCCATCATCTTCAGCGTGCCGGGTGCGCACACGGCCTCGGCGAGCGACGAGTTGCGGATCAGCTTCTCGTAGATCTTGATCTCTTCCGACACGCGCAGGCAGTACGGCACCTTGACGACGAAGATCCGGTCGAGCAGCGCCTCGTTGTTCCGGTTGTTGCGGAACGCCTTCCACTCGGACTCGTTCGAGTGCGCGAGGATGATGCCGTCGAACGGGATCGCGCCGAATCCTTCGGTGCCCTTGAAGTTGCCTTCCTGCGTCGCGGTCAGGAGCGGGTGCAGCACCTTGATCGGCGCCTTGAACATTTCGACGAATTCCAGGAGGCCCTGGTTCGCGAGGCACAGGCCGCCGGAATAGCTGTACGCGTCGGCGTCGTCCTGCGCGTATTGCTCGAGCTTGCGGATGTCGACCTTGCCGACGAGCGACGAAATGTCCTGATTGTTCTCGTCGCCGGGCTCGGTCTTCGCGATGCCGATCTGCCGCAGGATCGACGGATAGCGGCGCACGATGCGAAAGCGCCGGATGTCGCCGTTGTACTCGTGCAGGCGCTTGACCGCCCACGGACTCAGGATGCTCTTCAGGTAGCGGCGCGGAATGCCGTACTGCTCTTCGAGAATCGGACCGTCTTCGTCGTAGTCGAACAAGCCGAGCGGCGATTCGTTGACGGGCGAGCCCTTGAGCGAATAGAACGACACACGCTCCATCAGTTGCTTCAGGCGCTCGGCGATCGACGACTTGCCGCCGCCCACCGGACCGAGCAGGTAGAGAATCTGCTTCTTTTCCTCGAGCCCTTGCGCCGCATGGCGGAAGTAGGCGACGACCTGCTCGATCACCTCCTCCATGCCGTAGAACTCGCGAAACGCGGGGTATACCTTGATCACCTTATTCGCGAAAATCCGCGACAAGCGCGGATCGTTGCGCGTGTCGACCTGTTCCGGCTCCCCGATGGCCGCCAGCATGCGTTCGCCGGCAGTCGCGTACGCCGATGGATCGTTTTTGCAGAGCGCGAGATACTCCTCCAGCGAGAACTCTTCCTCTCGCGTTTTTTCGAAGCGGTTCGCGAAGCTGCTGTAAATATCCATGCTACCTCCTCGCCTGAGTCTGAAGACGATCTTGCCTTCGTATAGATCATGTCGAAGCAGGACCGTTCGATTTCATCCTAAACCCATTTACTTTTTTTTTCACGAACTACTTCAACGGCCTCGCCGCGGTTTTCAACATTGCGGAAAACGCTGCTTGGAAAGCACTTTTTGCTGCTCTAGAATGGTCTTCCCGCATCGCGCCAACGCAGCATCGGCGCTCTCCATTCAGGCAGCGGATCGTCTCGTCCGTTGACGCTCGCCCCGCTCGCCGAACCGCCTTCCCGCTTCTTTTCATATACGCGCGACGCGTCGTTTGCGTCGACGGCGCAAATGCGCCGTTACAATTTTTTTTTGCGGCGCGCGCAACAGTGCGATGCCCCTGACGTCGACGCGGACGATTGCGCGAGTCGGCACGCAGCCGAACGCGCGTCGGTCATGCGCTTGTCATCGCGGACGCGCGTTCGCTCGATGCCCATCTTCGACATGCGCGTTTCGACGCCGAACGCCGACGCGCCGATGCCGCCCTCAGCGGACGTCGCAGGCTCGCACGCCGGAAAACGCGCATCGCCCACGCGCGACGAACGCGCGGACGAACGATCGCTTTCGATGCGAAAACGCCCGCTGGCGGCGGGCGTCGTCGTTTCGTCAAATTGGGGGTAGATCGTTGTCCGATGCGATTTCTCTCTCGAATCAGAAGGTCTCCCAATCGCCATCGCTCGCGGCAGGCGTGGCGGCCGCCGCCGCTGTGCGCGGCGCGGGCTTGGGCTTCGCCGCCGCAGCGGCGTACGCAGGCTTCGCGGGCGACACGGACGGCGCGGGCTTGTGCGCCGCTGCCGCCACGCTCGGCGCACCGGACGACGCGGCAGGCCGGATCGGCGCGGCGACGCTCGCCGCCTTGTGCGCGACGCCGGACGCCGGCCGCATCGGCGCGTGCGAGGCGACGTCGCGCGCGCCGCCGTCGTCGACCCGGAACACCGAGACGGTCGTGCGCAGCCGCGCCGCCTGCTCGTCGAGCGATTGCGCGGCCGCCGCGGCCTCTTCGACGAGCGCCGCGTTCTGCTGCGTGACCTCGTCCATCTGCGACACCGCGCGCGACACCTGGTCGATCCCGCTGCTCTGCTCCTCCGACGCGGCCGCGATCTCGCCCATGATGTCGGTCACGCGCCGCACCGCGCCGATCACTTCGCTCATCGTGCGGCCCGCCTCGTCGACGAGCGTCGAACCCGTGCGCACGCGCTCGACCGACGTGTCGATCAGCTCCTTGATCTCCTTCGCGGCCGACGACGAGCGCTGCGCGAGGCTGCGCACCTCGCCCGCGACGACCGCGAAGCCGCGCCCTTCCTCGCCCGCGCGCGCCGCCTCGACGGCCGCATTCAGCGCGAGGATGTTGGTCTGGAACGCGATTCCCTCGATGATCGAGATGATGTCGGCGATCTTCGCGGAGCTCTGGTTGATGTCGCCCATCGTGCCGACCACCTGGCCGACGACGGCGTTGCCCTTGTTCGCGATCTCCGACGCGCTCGCGGCGAGCGCGCTCGCCTGCCGCGCGCTGTCCGCGTTGCGCCGCACCGTGCCCGTCAGCTCCTCCATGCTCGACGCCGTCTCTTCGAGCGCCGCCGCCTGCTCCTCGGTCCGCGAGGACAGGTCGATGTTGCCCGCGGCGATCTGCTTGGCCGCCGTCGCGATCGATTCGCCGCCGGCGCGCACCGAGCGCACCGTGTCCGCGAGGCTCGTCTGCATCTTCGCGAGCCCTTCGAGCAGAAGCCCCATCTCGTCGCGCCGCTCGACGACGATCGAACGACGCAGTTCACCCGCCGCGATCGCGTCGAAATGGCCGAGCGCGTCGGCGAGCGGCCGCGCGATCGCCGCGCGCAGGCTCAGGAAGCAGTAGAACGCGATCGCGAGGCCGGCCAGGAGCGACACGATGCTCGCGATCCGGCTCGCCGCATATACGCTTTGCGCATCGTTGAAATTGATGCTCGCCTGCTTGAGCTGGAACGTGCGCAGCGTCTCGCCCGCGACCGCGAAGTCGTTGAAGACCGTCTGCATCCGTTTCGCGGCGGCGAGAATCTTGTCGTGGTCATTCGCGTTGACGAGGTCGACGAATGCGTCGAGCTCGCGCTGCAGCACCTGCCGTTTCGCCGCGACGTCCTGTGCGAGGCGATCCTCTTCCGCGCTGCGCGGCAGGTCGAGGTATTTCTTCCACCACGAATCGGAAATCCCGCGCATCTGGCGCGCGCGCTCGATCGTCGGCGTCGCGTCGGGCGTGCCCGCGAGCATCGCCGCGCGATCGAGCACGAGCCGCTCGCGCGCGGCGAACAGCTCGGCGTTCGCGACGTCGATCGCGCTCGGCATCTGGTTCGAGAAGGTCTCGTAATTGGCGTCGTTGGCCCGGCTCATTCCGAACAGGCCGAGCGCGCCGACGACGCACAGCAGAACGGAAAGGAGCGCCATCGTGACGGCGAGGCGCGTCCTGATCGTGAGGTTCTTCAGCAGCATGGTTCTTCCTGTAACGCATCGTGAAGACGACGGGGCCGCCCGACGCAGCCCGCGGCAGCGAAACGTTTGCTCCGCCTGGCTTGGTTTACGGCGCTCGACAGGAAGTCTTGATCCGCGCAGCAATCGATCTGAAGGAAATCTTGTTCGCCACGCGCACCGGCTCGATATTTTCTTTCTTTTTACTTACGAGCGCCGGTGCGGCGTGGCCTGCGTCATGCCCGGTCCGGCACGAACGCGTCGAGCTCGGCGAGCGTCGGAATCGACGGCTGCGCGCCCGCGCGCGTGACCGACAGCGCCGCCGCGCGCTGCGCGAACAGGATCGCGTCGTGCGGCGCGGCGCCCGCGGCGAGCCGCGCGGCGAAGCCGCCGATGAACGTGTCGCCCGCCGCCGTCGTGTCGACGGGGGTGACGCGCGGCGCCGGATAGTGGCGCGCCGCGCCGTCGGCCGTCAGCGCGACCGCGCCCTGCCCGCCGAGCGTGACGATCACATTGCGCGCGCCCGCCGCCGCGAGCGCACGCGCGGCCGCCTCGGCGCTCGCCGGATCGCGCACCGGCAGCCCGGTCAGCGCGGCGGCTTCGACTTCGTTCGGGATCAGGTAATCGACGAGCGGCAGCCAGCCGGCGGGCAGCGGACGGGAGGCGGGCGCCGGATTCAGCACGACCGTCTTGCCGAGCCGGCGGCCGGCGGCAAGCGCCGCACGGACCGCATCCTCGGGCGTCTCCAGCTGGCAGATCAGCACGTCCGCGGCCGCGAGCGCCGCCTCATGCCCGGCGATCGAGTCGGGCGTCACTTCGCCATTGCTGCCCGCGACGATCACGATCGCGTTCTGGCTCGCATCGTCGACGACGATGAGCGCGACGCCCGTCGTCGCCGTCGCGCTGACCGACAGCGCGCCGCAATCGATCCCTTCGGCGACGAGCCCCGCGCGCAGCGCGGCGCCGTGCTCGTCGGCGCCGACGCGCCCGAGCATCGCGACCTGCGCGCCGAGCCGCGCGGCCGCGACCGCCTGGTTGCCGCCCTTGCCGCCCGCCGCCTGCGCGAACGAGCGGCCGGCGAGCGTCTCGCCCGGCTGCGGCAGCCGCGGCGAGCGCACGACGAGATCCACGTTGAGACTGCCGACGACCATCACCCTGCCGCCGCGTGCAGGCGCGGCGCGTTCCGCCGCACGTTCGGGCGCC
Proteins encoded in this region:
- a CDS encoding PrkA family serine protein kinase, whose product is MDIYSSFANRFEKTREEEFSLEEYLALCKNDPSAYATAGERMLAAIGEPEQVDTRNDPRLSRIFANKVIKVYPAFREFYGMEEVIEQVVAYFRHAAQGLEEKKQILYLLGPVGGGKSSIAERLKQLMERVSFYSLKGSPVNESPLGLFDYDEDGPILEEQYGIPRRYLKSILSPWAVKRLHEYNGDIRRFRIVRRYPSILRQIGIAKTEPGDENNQDISSLVGKVDIRKLEQYAQDDADAYSYSGGLCLANQGLLEFVEMFKAPIKVLHPLLTATQEGNFKGTEGFGAIPFDGIILAHSNESEWKAFRNNRNNEALLDRIFVVKVPYCLRVSEEIKIYEKLIRNSSLAEAVCAPGTLKMMAQFSVLTRLHEPENSSLFSKMQVYDGENLKDTDPKAKSYQEYRDYAGVDEGMTGVSTRFAFKIMSRVFNFDSTEVAANPVHLMYVLEQQIEREQFPPETEQKYLSYVKDLLASRYAEFIGKEIQTAYLESYSEYGQNIFDRYVTYADFWIQDQEFRDHDTGESFDRAALNAELEKIEKPAGISNPKDFRNEIVNFVLRARAANGGKNPAWVSYEKLRVVIEKKMFSNTEELLPVISFNAKGSAEEQRKHEDFVNRMVAKGYTPKQVRLLCDWYLRVRKSS
- a CDS encoding methyl-accepting chemotaxis protein, producing MLLKNLTIRTRLAVTMALLSVLLCVVGALGLFGMSRANDANYETFSNQMPSAIDVANAELFAARERLVLDRAAMLAGTPDATPTIERARQMRGISDSWWKKYLDLPRSAEEDRLAQDVAAKRQVLQRELDAFVDLVNANDHDKILAAAKRMQTVFNDFAVAGETLRTFQLKQASINFNDAQSVYAASRIASIVSLLAGLAIAFYCFLSLRAAIARPLADALGHFDAIAAGELRRSIVVERRDEMGLLLEGLAKMQTSLADTVRSVRAGGESIATAAKQIAAGNIDLSSRTEEQAAALEETASSMEELTGTVRRNADSARQASALAASASEIANKGNAVVGQVVGTMGDINQSSAKIADIISIIEGIAFQTNILALNAAVEAARAGEEGRGFAVVAGEVRSLAQRSSSAAKEIKELIDTSVERVRTGSTLVDEAGRTMSEVIGAVRRVTDIMGEIAAASEEQSSGIDQVSRAVSQMDEVTQQNAALVEEAAAAAQSLDEQAARLRTTVSVFRVDDGGARDVASHAPMRPASGVAHKAASVAAPIRPAASSGAPSVAAAAHKPAPSVSPAKPAYAAAAAKPKPAPRTAAAAATPAASDGDWETF
- the rbsK gene encoding ribokinase, giving the protein MTAAPERAAERAAPARGGRVMVVGSLNVDLVVRSPRLPQPGETLAGRSFAQAAGGKGGNQAVAAARLGAQVAMLGRVGADEHGAALRAGLVAEGIDCGALSVSATATTGVALIVVDDASQNAIVIVAGSNGEVTPDSIAGHEAALAAADVLICQLETPEDAVRAALAAGRRLGKTVVLNPAPASRPLPAGWLPLVDYLIPNEVEAAALTGLPVRDPASAEAAARALAAAGARNVIVTLGGQGAVALTADGAARHYPAPRVTPVDTTAAGDTFIGGFAARLAAGAAPHDAILFAQRAAALSVTRAGAQPSIPTLAELDAFVPDRA